The following coding sequences are from one Candidatus Nitrohelix vancouverensis window:
- a CDS encoding proline--tRNA ligase, which produces MRFSQLFIPTLKDSPTDADVASHKYMIRAGMIRQIAAGIYSVLPLGLRTLRKIENIIREEMNRVGAQEVFLPSVQPAELWKESGRWEFYGKELLRFKDRHEREFCYGPTHEEVITDMVRKEIKSYRQLPVAFYQIQTKFRDEVRPRFGIMRGREFMMKDAYSFHADEASVDKTYDDMAAAYSRIFERCGLEYKKVEADTGSIGGARSHEFHVLADSGEDQIGFCDACEYASNIELAECRPDAPDNGAQTDTPIQEVETPGKKSVEEVSAFLSVKPRQIIKTILFESDQGIIAGLCRGDREINPIKLKNHIGCEWLHPAPEAILSKDESIHCGYVGPVGLKYPIYADLEVPGMANAVAGANKADAHLTGIQANRDLKATQMVDIRLAKEGDPCPKCDSGSLKVKRGIELGHIFVLGKKYSSAMKAQFLDPNGKEQAMVMGCYGIGVGRTAAAAIEQRHDEKGICWPRSIAPFEVILLPANHKDDATREAIEKLYKDLLAQGIDALLDDRPERLGVKFKDSELLGIPVQVVIGPKTLEAGVAEVKIRSTGAVSTPNLSSAPQQIQEILQTL; this is translated from the coding sequence ATGCGTTTCAGCCAACTTTTCATCCCGACATTAAAAGATTCCCCGACAGACGCCGACGTGGCGAGCCACAAGTACATGATCCGCGCCGGAATGATCCGGCAGATCGCCGCTGGCATCTATTCCGTTTTGCCTCTCGGTCTGCGCACCTTGAGGAAAATTGAAAATATCATCCGCGAGGAAATGAATCGCGTTGGCGCGCAGGAAGTGTTTCTACCCAGCGTTCAACCCGCCGAACTCTGGAAGGAAAGCGGACGCTGGGAATTTTACGGTAAAGAACTCCTCCGCTTCAAGGATCGGCACGAGCGCGAATTCTGTTACGGCCCCACGCATGAGGAAGTCATCACCGACATGGTGCGCAAGGAAATCAAATCCTATCGACAACTGCCCGTGGCCTTCTACCAGATTCAAACCAAATTCAGAGACGAAGTGCGTCCCCGATTCGGCATCATGCGCGGACGCGAATTCATGATGAAAGACGCCTACAGCTTTCACGCCGACGAAGCCAGCGTCGATAAAACTTACGACGACATGGCCGCCGCATACTCCCGCATCTTCGAACGATGCGGTCTGGAATATAAAAAAGTCGAAGCCGACACCGGCTCCATCGGCGGCGCCCGCTCGCATGAATTCCATGTTCTCGCCGATTCCGGCGAAGACCAGATCGGATTCTGCGACGCCTGCGAATACGCCTCCAATATCGAACTCGCGGAATGCCGACCGGACGCACCGGACAACGGAGCGCAAACAGACACCCCAATTCAGGAAGTCGAAACCCCCGGCAAGAAAAGCGTCGAAGAAGTCAGCGCCTTTCTTTCCGTCAAGCCGCGTCAAATCATCAAGACCATCTTGTTTGAAAGCGATCAGGGCATCATCGCCGGACTCTGTCGCGGCGACCGGGAAATCAACCCCATCAAACTGAAGAACCATATCGGCTGTGAATGGTTGCACCCGGCCCCGGAAGCCATCCTGTCCAAAGACGAATCCATCCACTGCGGCTACGTTGGCCCGGTCGGTTTGAAATACCCCATTTACGCCGACCTTGAAGTGCCCGGCATGGCTAACGCCGTAGCAGGCGCCAACAAAGCCGACGCGCATCTGACAGGCATTCAAGCCAACCGCGACCTGAAAGCCACGCAAATGGTAGATATTCGCCTCGCAAAAGAAGGCGACCCCTGCCCCAAATGCGACTCAGGCAGTCTGAAAGTGAAACGCGGCATCGAGCTCGGGCATATTTTTGTGCTCGGAAAAAAATACAGCTCCGCCATGAAAGCCCAGTTCCTCGACCCCAATGGCAAGGAACAAGCCATGGTCATGGGCTGTTACGGCATCGGCGTCGGACGCACCGCCGCCGCTGCGATTGAGCAACGACACGACGAAAAAGGCATCTGCTGGCCCCGCTCCATCGCCCCCTTCGAAGTGATCCTGTTGCCCGCCAACCACAAAGATGATGCCACCCGGGAGGCGATCGAAAAACTATACAAGGACTTGTTGGCGCAGGGAATCGACGCATTACTCGACGACCGCCCGGAACGCCTGGGCGTCAAATTCAAAGACTCCGAACTATTGGGAATCCCCGTACAAGTGGTCATCGGCCCCAAAACCCTGGAAGCAGGCGTCGCCGAGGTCAAAATCCGCTCCACCGGAGCCGTTTCCACCCCCAATCTTTCCTCGGCCCCGCAACAAATACAGGAAATATTGCAAACTCTTTAG
- a CDS encoding ribosome maturation factor RimP produces MAKSSISHQVTEIVEPIAQEDGLELVDVEYKKSGPSWILRIYIDKVGGITLKDCQNLSRQISDLVDINEVISIPYVLEVSSPGLDRPLKKERDFTKYAGKKIKLKTFSPIQGQKNFTGVIKDFQERTLFLQVDATIKEIPFEQISVANLVVEI; encoded by the coding sequence ATGGCCAAATCCTCAATTTCTCATCAAGTTACAGAAATTGTCGAACCCATCGCTCAAGAGGACGGTCTCGAACTGGTTGACGTAGAATATAAAAAATCCGGCCCCTCCTGGATATTAAGAATATATATTGATAAAGTCGGCGGAATCACTTTAAAAGATTGTCAGAACCTGAGTCGCCAAATCAGCGATCTGGTCGACATCAACGAAGTCATTTCAATCCCCTATGTACTGGAGGTATCCTCTCCCGGCCTGGACCGACCGCTCAAAAAAGAAAGAGATTTCACAAAGTACGCTGGAAAGAAAATTAAACTGAAAACGTTTTCGCCCATCCAGGGCCAAAAAAATTTTACGGGCGTGATTAAGGATTTTCAGGAACGAACCCTGTTCCTTCAAGTAGACGCCACAATAAAAGAAATTCCGTTTGAACAAATATCGGTCGCTAATCTGGTCGTGGAAATCTAA
- the nusA gene encoding transcription termination/antitermination protein NusA codes for MNLEALSLLEQISREKGISPETLVEALQSAVAAAAKKRWPEFKEIHSEFNPETGEVEILVEKTVVEDIENDAEEISLKEALKINKKAEPGETLLVKQELAEYGRIAAQLAKQVILQKVREAEIENTYNEFKDKKGDLINGIAQRVERGDLIVDLGKAEGVLPRREQVFRETFNRGERIRAYVVDVRKTPKSAVVVLSRTHTGLVQRLFELEVPEISEGMVEIMGIVREPNGRTKIAVRTNDRDIDAVGACVGMRGMRVQSIVQELRGEKIDIVEYSEDSEVFMRNALSPAKISRIIRNDAEKHMIIIVADDQMSLAIGKKGQNVRLAAKLVKWKVDIKGESEAGSLGDAGTWKTMPAQNNQIDFLDIIKNAKGLGPKIMTILFSNDVVTVQEVVKRDLKGLTALTGIGPKKAELILEIAKLHTTPEPVEEVVEVESAEIEEAGTAVEDDAIVEETQQAVSDATEESIEVEDEDGEEDPDIPITQLANASDDTITTLQDSGFETMAELSVATVEELSEIEGIDESMARDVIEQAKNRVDNLEIS; via the coding sequence ATGAATTTAGAAGCGCTCTCCCTATTAGAGCAAATCAGCCGCGAAAAAGGCATCTCGCCGGAAACGCTGGTGGAAGCCCTGCAAAGCGCCGTGGCCGCCGCCGCTAAAAAACGCTGGCCGGAGTTTAAGGAAATCCATAGCGAGTTCAACCCGGAAACCGGAGAAGTCGAGATTCTGGTTGAAAAAACCGTCGTTGAAGACATCGAAAACGACGCCGAGGAAATTTCCCTTAAAGAAGCGCTGAAGATCAATAAAAAGGCAGAACCCGGCGAAACCCTTCTGGTCAAACAGGAACTTGCCGAATACGGACGCATTGCCGCTCAACTGGCAAAACAGGTGATCCTGCAAAAAGTCAGGGAAGCGGAGATTGAAAATACCTACAACGAATTCAAGGATAAAAAAGGCGATTTGATCAACGGCATCGCTCAACGCGTGGAACGCGGCGACCTCATCGTCGACCTCGGGAAAGCAGAAGGCGTGTTGCCGCGCCGCGAACAGGTATTTCGCGAAACCTTCAACCGCGGCGAACGCATTCGCGCCTATGTGGTTGATGTGCGCAAAACGCCGAAAAGCGCCGTCGTCGTGCTCTCACGCACCCACACCGGCCTGGTTCAGCGCCTTTTCGAGCTTGAAGTTCCTGAAATCAGCGAAGGCATGGTCGAGATCATGGGTATTGTGCGAGAACCCAACGGACGCACCAAAATTGCCGTCCGCACCAACGACCGGGATATTGACGCCGTCGGCGCCTGCGTCGGCATGCGAGGCATGCGCGTCCAATCCATCGTTCAGGAATTACGCGGCGAAAAAATAGACATTGTCGAATACTCCGAAGATTCTGAAGTCTTCATGCGCAACGCGCTCAGTCCTGCGAAAATTTCCAGAATCATTCGCAACGACGCCGAAAAACACATGATCATCATTGTCGCCGACGACCAAATGTCTCTGGCCATTGGAAAGAAGGGTCAGAACGTGCGACTGGCGGCGAAGCTGGTGAAATGGAAAGTCGATATCAAAGGCGAATCCGAAGCCGGATCGCTTGGCGACGCGGGAACATGGAAAACGATGCCCGCGCAAAACAACCAGATTGACTTTTTGGATATCATCAAAAACGCCAAGGGACTGGGTCCAAAAATCATGACGATTCTGTTTTCTAACGACGTGGTGACGGTTCAGGAAGTCGTCAAACGCGATCTGAAAGGCTTGACCGCGCTGACAGGAATCGGCCCCAAAAAGGCGGAATTGATTTTGGAAATCGCGAAATTGCATACGACCCCGGAGCCTGTCGAGGAAGTCGTAGAAGTGGAAAGCGCTGAAATTGAAGAAGCCGGCACGGCTGTGGAAGACGACGCAATCGTCGAAGAAACTCAGCAAGCAGTCAGCGACGCGACGGAAGAATCCATCGAAGTCGAAGATGAGGACGGCGAAGAAGATCCAGACATCCCAATCACGCAACTGGCGAACGCTTCGGATGATACCATCACCACTTTGCAGGACAGCGGATTTGAAACAATGGCGGAACTTTCAGTGGCAACCGTCGAAGAATTGTCTGAAATTGAAGGAATTGATGAAAGCATGGCTCGCGACGTGATTGAACAAGCAAAAAACCGAGTCGATAATCTGGAAATCTCGTGA
- the infB gene encoding translation initiation factor IF-2 encodes MAKIRINKLALELNVQNDQVIDALQKKGIPVKNYMSSIDDKAAAYVRDMFSDSSSDSKKTVKAKATVKAKGKTKPKNVIKVKVKAKAAKKKTDAVEEAPAPKSPEPEEKPKTVAKTPAGKEKTPEKSEEKQSKAKRPQSKPPFKKKTAPSSSDDADQAAKNARKNTLKIVKAEDKPKPAPKPVAKKTPPPKQQAPKQEPSISSRAARRKSAAAAAAAAAPEPAAKTPETGGEGFEIVQLAENMPVRELAEKLKCTVNDVIKELMLFGIMSTINQSLDFEVAAKVADKLGFEVEKSEKKSDLDFEEEEQDLEKDRLPRGAIVTIMGHVDHGKTSLLDSIRKTKITESEAGGITQHIGAYQVKLENSSVTFLDTPGHEAFTAMRARGAQVTDIVVLVVAADDGIKPQTKEAIDHANAAGVPIVVAINKIDKPDANPEEVKKQLANLGLLPEDWGGQTIYAEVSALQKIGIDHLLEVITLQAEIMELKANAKLRAKGIVIESKLDKGRGPVATLIVQSGTLKIGDPYIVGPYFGKVRSLINDKGHKIKQAGPSTPVEVIGLPATPEPGEKFIVVNDEKKARQLSTQRIQEKRETQLAKSSRVTMEDLHQQIAEGTIKQLNLIIKADVQGSIHAVQEALSKLESEQIKIKIIHDGVGGITESDVLLATASNAIIIGFSVRPTEKATLLAAKDEVDIRMYSIIYDAINDMQQAMEGMLAPKFRENIMGRAEVRQVFTIPKVGSIAGCQVLSGKVERNIKARLIRDDVVIYEGKILSVRRFKEDVKEVQSGYECGLSLEKYSDVKQGDIVEPYTLEEITA; translated from the coding sequence TTGGCTAAGATTCGAATCAATAAGTTAGCCCTGGAACTCAACGTGCAAAACGACCAGGTCATCGATGCGCTTCAAAAGAAGGGCATTCCGGTCAAGAACTATATGAGCTCCATCGACGATAAGGCGGCCGCCTACGTAAGGGATATGTTTTCTGATTCGAGCAGTGACTCGAAAAAAACCGTCAAGGCCAAAGCTACGGTCAAGGCCAAGGGCAAAACCAAACCCAAGAACGTCATCAAGGTTAAGGTAAAGGCCAAAGCCGCGAAGAAAAAAACCGATGCGGTTGAGGAAGCTCCTGCTCCCAAAAGTCCGGAACCTGAGGAAAAACCTAAAACGGTAGCCAAAACCCCTGCAGGCAAAGAAAAAACTCCTGAAAAATCCGAGGAGAAACAATCCAAGGCTAAACGTCCGCAGTCAAAACCGCCGTTCAAGAAAAAGACCGCTCCTTCAAGCTCCGATGACGCCGATCAAGCGGCTAAAAATGCGCGAAAAAACACCTTGAAAATTGTCAAGGCTGAGGACAAACCCAAACCGGCTCCGAAACCGGTCGCCAAGAAAACGCCGCCGCCAAAACAACAAGCTCCCAAACAGGAACCCTCTATCAGTAGCCGTGCGGCAAGAAGAAAATCTGCCGCCGCCGCGGCCGCTGCTGCGGCTCCCGAGCCGGCCGCAAAGACTCCTGAAACGGGCGGAGAAGGCTTCGAAATTGTGCAACTGGCTGAGAACATGCCGGTTCGCGAACTGGCCGAAAAGCTCAAATGCACGGTCAACGATGTCATTAAGGAGTTGATGCTTTTTGGAATCATGTCCACCATCAACCAGAGTCTGGATTTCGAAGTCGCCGCCAAAGTCGCCGACAAACTGGGATTCGAAGTTGAAAAATCAGAGAAAAAGTCCGACCTGGATTTCGAAGAAGAAGAGCAGGATTTGGAAAAAGATCGCCTGCCTCGCGGCGCCATCGTCACCATCATGGGCCACGTCGACCACGGCAAAACCTCTCTTCTCGATTCCATACGCAAAACCAAAATTACCGAAAGCGAAGCCGGCGGCATCACCCAGCATATCGGCGCCTATCAGGTGAAGCTGGAAAACTCTTCCGTCACCTTCCTCGACACTCCCGGCCATGAAGCCTTCACGGCGATGCGCGCCCGGGGCGCTCAGGTTACGGACATCGTCGTACTGGTCGTCGCCGCCGACGATGGAATCAAACCGCAAACCAAAGAAGCGATCGACCATGCGAATGCGGCGGGTGTGCCCATCGTTGTCGCCATCAATAAAATTGACAAACCCGACGCCAATCCGGAAGAAGTCAAAAAACAATTGGCCAATCTGGGACTCTTGCCGGAAGACTGGGGCGGACAAACTATTTACGCGGAAGTTTCCGCGCTCCAGAAAATCGGAATCGATCATTTGCTTGAAGTGATCACTCTTCAGGCTGAGATCATGGAACTGAAAGCAAACGCAAAATTACGCGCCAAAGGCATCGTCATCGAGTCCAAACTCGACAAGGGCCGCGGTCCCGTGGCGACCCTCATCGTTCAGTCTGGAACGCTCAAGATCGGCGACCCCTATATCGTCGGCCCCTACTTTGGCAAGGTGCGTTCCCTGATCAACGACAAGGGACACAAAATCAAACAGGCCGGACCCTCCACTCCGGTCGAGGTGATCGGGCTTCCAGCAACGCCGGAGCCTGGCGAAAAGTTCATCGTCGTGAACGACGAAAAAAAGGCGCGTCAGTTGAGTACGCAACGGATTCAGGAGAAACGAGAAACGCAACTCGCCAAATCCAGCCGCGTCACTATGGAAGACCTCCATCAGCAGATTGCCGAAGGCACGATCAAGCAACTCAACCTGATTATCAAAGCCGACGTGCAGGGTTCGATCCACGCCGTGCAAGAGGCCTTGTCCAAACTGGAATCGGAACAAATCAAAATCAAGATCATCCACGACGGCGTTGGCGGCATCACCGAATCCGACGTCCTGCTGGCCACCGCATCCAACGCCATCATCATTGGATTCAGCGTGCGCCCGACAGAAAAAGCCACCTTGCTCGCGGCGAAAGACGAAGTGGATATTCGCATGTACAGCATCATTTACGACGCCATCAACGACATGCAACAGGCGATGGAAGGCATGCTCGCGCCCAAATTTCGCGAGAACATCATGGGCCGCGCCGAAGTTCGACAGGTCTTCACCATCCCCAAAGTGGGTTCCATTGCCGGTTGTCAGGTCTTGTCGGGAAAAGTCGAGCGCAATATCAAGGCGCGCCTGATCCGCGACGATGTGGTGATCTATGAAGGAAAAATTCTCAGCGTCCGACGCTTCAAGGAAGACGTCAAGGAAGTGCAATCGGGCTACGAATGCGGTCTGTCCCTCGAAAAATACTCGGACGTGAAGCAAGGGGATATCGTAGAACCGTACACGCTGGAAGAAATCACAGCATAA
- a CDS encoding DUF503 domain-containing protein, producing MHVACCSIKFFLHGNRSLKEKRRVTRAIKDRLKNKFNVSVSEIGDQDVWQNLHLGIVSVGSDAAYLEGMMRQLISAIEHMHLAEIIDSQFKVFNMSDASS from the coding sequence ATGCACGTCGCCTGTTGTTCCATTAAATTTTTCTTGCACGGCAACCGATCCCTGAAAGAAAAACGCAGGGTCACCCGGGCGATCAAAGATCGTTTGAAGAACAAATTCAACGTATCGGTTTCCGAAATCGGCGATCAGGATGTATGGCAAAACCTGCACCTCGGCATTGTCTCCGTCGGATCCGACGCGGCTTATCTCGAAGGCATGATGCGCCAGCTGATTTCAGCCATCGAACACATGCACCTGGCGGAAATCATCGACAGCCAGTTTAAAGTTTTCAATATGAGCGACGCAAGTTCTTGA
- the rbfA gene encoding 30S ribosome-binding factor RbfA, with product MRFKRSQRVQELLLEEISRLIQNGLKDPRIGFVTITSVELTDNLKFARVYVSIMGDKKSAESALEGLQSARGFIRKALGKNLYLRYIPNIDFRIDETAEKVDKINRILNGLHTE from the coding sequence ATGAGATTCAAACGATCACAGCGCGTTCAGGAATTATTGCTAGAAGAAATATCGCGTTTGATACAAAACGGGCTGAAAGACCCGCGAATCGGTTTTGTGACCATAACGTCGGTCGAATTAACAGACAACTTAAAATTCGCCAGAGTTTATGTCAGCATTATGGGAGACAAGAAAAGCGCCGAAAGCGCTTTAGAAGGTCTGCAGAGCGCGCGGGGCTTTATCCGCAAAGCTCTTGGCAAGAACCTGTATCTCCGATACATTCCCAACATCGATTTCAGAATCGACGAAACGGCTGAAAAGGTGGATAAAATCAATCGTATACTCAATGGACTGCACACTGAATAA
- the truB gene encoding tRNA pseudouridine(55) synthase TruB, translating into MDCTLNKVVNLYKPAGPTSFDMVCKVKRILGVKKAGHIGTLDPDAEGMLPICLNRSTRIIPFLTAQLKVYEAQMTLGSATDTQDSTGKTIAEGSVEGISREQVLQVLNEFRGPQNQVPPMFSAKKKNGIPLYKLARNGITIERKAVPIHIHSIEMIGMEDNRVDFVVQCSSGTYIRTLCHDMGERLGCYAHMSRLVRTEVGIFNRDTSLTLENLQAAVDDGSISSKLFSQEEALQFLPAIQIKSDHAAAVGNGKALTRQSIESIAHPVETGQHYRVSDDAGLTLAVVESAITEEEYARLEPNEIAFKLKRVLM; encoded by the coding sequence ATGGACTGCACACTGAATAAGGTCGTCAATCTCTACAAACCAGCCGGTCCGACCTCCTTTGACATGGTTTGCAAGGTCAAACGCATTCTGGGGGTAAAAAAAGCGGGCCATATTGGCACTCTCGACCCCGATGCGGAAGGCATGTTGCCCATCTGTCTGAACCGATCCACCCGGATCATTCCGTTCCTTACCGCCCAGCTCAAGGTCTATGAAGCCCAGATGACCCTGGGCTCTGCCACGGACACTCAGGACTCCACAGGAAAGACCATTGCAGAAGGTTCCGTTGAGGGCATTTCCAGAGAACAGGTTTTACAAGTTCTGAATGAATTCCGAGGCCCGCAAAATCAAGTACCCCCAATGTTTTCAGCTAAAAAGAAAAACGGAATTCCTCTTTACAAATTGGCCAGAAATGGTATTACTATCGAACGAAAAGCCGTTCCCATCCATATCCATTCTATAGAAATGATCGGAATGGAGGATAACCGCGTTGATTTCGTGGTACAGTGTTCGTCTGGAACTTATATACGGACCCTGTGTCACGATATGGGGGAACGTTTGGGCTGTTATGCTCATATGTCGCGACTGGTAAGAACCGAGGTAGGCATATTTAATAGAGACACCTCTTTGACGCTTGAGAACCTGCAAGCCGCCGTCGACGATGGAAGCATCAGCTCTAAACTATTTTCACAAGAAGAGGCGTTGCAGTTTTTACCCGCAATTCAGATCAAATCCGATCACGCCGCCGCAGTGGGAAACGGCAAAGCGCTTACCCGGCAGAGCATCGAATCCATTGCACATCCTGTTGAAACAGGACAACATTACCGGGTTTCCGACGACGCAGGATTGACGCTGGCTGTCGTCGAATCGGCGATCACGGAAGAAGAGTATGCGCGGTTGGAACCGAATGAAATCGCCTTCAAATTAAAACGCGTATTAATGTAA
- the rpsO gene encoding 30S ribosomal protein S15 gives MPLEKNYKTDIINDYKLHENDTGSSEVQIALLTTRLNELTEHFKSHNKDHHSRRGLLKIVSRRRKLLDHLKREDANRYKQIITRLGIRR, from the coding sequence ATGCCTTTAGAAAAGAATTACAAAACCGACATTATTAACGATTACAAACTCCATGAGAACGATACCGGTTCCTCGGAAGTTCAAATCGCATTGCTCACGACCCGTTTGAACGAGTTGACCGAGCATTTCAAATCCCACAACAAAGACCACCATTCCCGCCGCGGACTGCTCAAAATCGTCAGTCGCCGCAGGAAACTGCTGGATCATTTAAAAAGAGAAGATGCCAATCGCTACAAACAGATCATCACACGCCTCGGCATCCGAAGATAA
- the pnp gene encoding polyribonucleotide nucleotidyltransferase translates to MEKVEIEIDGKTISIEAGDLARQAGGAVVIRTGDTMVLVTSTMAKSAREGADFFPLTVDYREKTYAAGKIPGGFFKREARPSDLETLICRLIDRPHRPMFPDGFRNETQIICMPLSHDLKNPADVIAITGASASLMISDIPFTTPLAGARVGRIDEKFVFNPTVEETEQSDLNLIMAGTADAIVMVEAGSKGLSEQVMMDALEFGHERIKKLVEIQVKLRELLGKEKVPFEAPPVDQELQKKVRERGLAELEASMSITGKHERTDKIKAIDKAIQEELNPEQDPAIKAALGSLFHDLEKEVVRNMILDKKLRVDGRSLDQVRPISIMVGYLPRTHGSAIFTRGETQALVTTTLGTSSDEQRMDTLEFRGTRSFMLHYNFPPFCTGETKFVSGPGRREIGHGMLAERALTPVLPGKDVFPYTIRIVSEILESNGSSSMASVCGGALSLMDAGVPIKAPVAGIAMGLIKEGDRTAILSDILGSEDHLGDMDFKVAGTKDGITALQMDIKIDGLSKEIMAQALQQAKEGRLHILGEMDKALESPRQEMSRYAPRIVTLTVPKDKIRDVIGPGGKVIREIIEKTGVSIDINDDGLVSIASADEDAAKAAVDYIERLVQEVEIGRIYLGKVKKIVDFGAFVEILPGTDGLVHISQICDRRIRSVSDEIQEGDEINVKVIDIDSQGKVKLSRKEALREKAGDKAASEKAGEKAGEPAV, encoded by the coding sequence ATGGAAAAAGTTGAAATAGAAATTGACGGGAAAACTATATCTATAGAAGCTGGCGATCTCGCCAGACAAGCAGGTGGCGCCGTCGTCATTCGAACCGGAGACACCATGGTGCTGGTTACCTCCACCATGGCCAAGAGCGCCCGGGAAGGAGCGGATTTCTTTCCGCTGACCGTAGACTATCGAGAAAAAACTTACGCCGCAGGAAAAATTCCCGGCGGCTTCTTCAAACGCGAAGCGCGACCCAGCGATCTCGAAACGCTGATTTGTCGATTGATCGACCGACCGCATCGTCCCATGTTCCCCGACGGTTTCCGCAATGAAACGCAGATCATCTGCATGCCTCTGTCGCATGACTTGAAAAATCCGGCGGACGTAATCGCCATCACCGGCGCCTCGGCGTCTCTGATGATTTCCGACATTCCTTTCACGACCCCTCTGGCGGGCGCGCGCGTTGGACGAATTGATGAAAAATTCGTATTCAATCCTACGGTTGAAGAAACCGAACAAAGCGACCTCAACCTCATCATGGCCGGCACCGCAGACGCCATCGTGATGGTCGAAGCCGGTTCCAAAGGACTCAGCGAGCAAGTCATGATGGACGCGCTGGAATTCGGACACGAACGAATCAAAAAGCTGGTCGAAATACAGGTCAAACTCCGCGAATTGCTCGGCAAGGAAAAAGTTCCTTTCGAAGCGCCTCCGGTCGATCAGGAGTTGCAAAAGAAAGTTCGCGAACGCGGATTGGCGGAACTCGAAGCCTCGATGTCTATCACCGGCAAGCATGAACGAACCGACAAGATCAAGGCAATCGATAAAGCCATTCAGGAAGAATTGAACCCGGAGCAGGATCCAGCCATCAAAGCCGCTCTCGGTTCCTTATTCCACGATCTCGAAAAAGAAGTCGTGCGCAATATGATTCTGGATAAGAAACTGCGCGTCGACGGTCGAAGTCTCGATCAGGTTCGCCCCATTTCGATCATGGTTGGATACCTGCCGCGAACGCACGGTTCCGCCATCTTCACTCGCGGCGAAACCCAGGCGCTGGTCACCACCACGCTGGGCACCTCTTCGGACGAGCAACGCATGGACACGCTGGAGTTCCGCGGAACCCGCTCCTTCATGTTGCATTATAACTTTCCGCCATTCTGTACGGGCGAGACGAAATTCGTTTCCGGCCCCGGACGACGGGAGATCGGTCACGGCATGCTCGCAGAACGCGCGCTCACCCCGGTGCTTCCCGGCAAGGACGTATTTCCCTACACCATCCGCATCGTATCCGAGATTCTCGAATCGAACGGCTCTTCCTCGATGGCTTCGGTCTGCGGCGGCGCCTTGTCGCTGATGGATGCAGGCGTGCCGATCAAGGCTCCGGTTGCGGGTATTGCAATGGGTCTGATCAAAGAAGGCGACCGAACGGCGATCCTGTCCGACATCCTCGGATCGGAAGATCATTTGGGCGATATGGATTTCAAGGTTGCAGGCACGAAAGACGGTATCACCGCTCTGCAAATGGACATCAAGATTGACGGACTGTCCAAGGAAATCATGGCGCAGGCCTTGCAACAAGCTAAAGAAGGTCGTCTGCACATCCTCGGCGAAATGGACAAGGCTCTCGAATCGCCTCGTCAGGAAATGTCTCGTTACGCGCCGCGTATCGTTACCCTGACGGTGCCGAAAGACAAAATCCGCGACGTCATTGGACCGGGCGGAAAAGTCATTCGCGAAATCATCGAGAAAACCGGCGTCAGCATCGACATCAACGACGACGGTCTGGTCTCCATCGCATCTGCGGATGAGGATGCGGCCAAAGCCGCGGTCGATTATATCGAACGTCTGGTTCAGGAAGTCGAGATCGGTCGCATTTATCTTGGCAAAGTGAAGAAGATCGTGGATTTTGGCGCCTTCGTGGAAATCCTCCCCGGCACCGACGGTCTGGTTCATATCTCTCAAATCTGCGACCGCCGAATCCGAAGCGTGAGCGACGAGATTCAGGAAGGCGATGAGATCAACGTCAAAGTGATCGACATCGATTCACAGGGCAAAGTCAAGCTGAGCCGCAAAGAAGCCTTGCGGGAAAAAGCTGGCGATAAAGCCGCTAGTGAAAAGGCCGGAGAAAAAGCAGGCGAACCGGCAGTCTGA